One window of Cupriavidus oxalaticus genomic DNA carries:
- a CDS encoding RES family NAD+ phosphorylase, with product MMYLWRISNYADLKGLGGLRAGGRWHFPGQPVVYLAEHPALAFLEILVHHEVARIEDLPKQYQLLQVEVPESVAVAEIAALPEDWKTDSQWSRSAGTEWLAARTSLLLKVPSVLVPYASNYVLNPEHPDATAVRIVLATRVDHDPRILSLLTEPKAQG from the coding sequence CTGATGTACCTGTGGCGGATCAGCAATTACGCCGACCTGAAAGGGTTGGGCGGACTTCGGGCGGGCGGCCGGTGGCATTTTCCAGGCCAGCCAGTCGTCTACCTCGCCGAGCATCCGGCGCTGGCATTCCTGGAGATCCTCGTCCATCACGAGGTGGCGAGGATCGAGGACCTGCCGAAGCAATACCAGCTGCTCCAGGTAGAAGTCCCCGAGTCGGTGGCCGTGGCCGAAATTGCGGCATTGCCCGAAGACTGGAAAACCGACAGCCAGTGGTCCAGAAGCGCCGGCACGGAATGGCTTGCCGCTCGCACCAGCTTGCTGCTGAAGGTGCCGAGCGTGCTGGTGCCATACGCCTCCAACTACGTCCTCAATCCCGAACATCCGGATGCGACCGCCGTCAGGATTGTCCTGGCCACGCGCGTCGATCACGATCCCAGGATTCTGTCGCTGCTGACGGAGCCGAAAGCGCAGGGCTAG
- a CDS encoding antitoxin Xre/MbcA/ParS toxin-binding domain-containing protein: MQTIEFKPSGSVAPRNRYLDSLSDVLNADIRSGADLVALAVERLPADTMERLLHAGLVWDEISFIIPRRTLSHRRERGESLTVDESDKAIRLARILAQAISTFGEADRALAWLRAGQQRFAGKSPLELAGTEQGARLVEEELLQIDEGYFA; encoded by the coding sequence ATGCAGACGATAGAGTTCAAGCCCTCGGGTAGCGTGGCGCCGCGGAACCGCTATCTTGACAGCCTGAGTGACGTTCTCAACGCAGACATTCGCTCAGGCGCCGATCTTGTCGCGCTCGCCGTGGAGCGGCTGCCCGCCGACACCATGGAGCGTTTACTGCATGCAGGCCTGGTGTGGGACGAGATCAGCTTCATTATCCCGCGCCGCACGCTCAGCCACAGGCGCGAGCGCGGCGAGTCGCTCACGGTGGACGAATCGGACAAGGCCATTCGGCTGGCGCGGATTCTCGCGCAAGCCATCTCCACCTTCGGCGAAGCCGATCGGGCACTGGCCTGGCTGAGAGCCGGCCAGCAACGCTTTGCCGGCAAGTCGCCGCTTGAACTGGCGGGCACGGAACAGGGCGCACGCCTGGTCGAGGAAGAACTGCTTCAGATCGATGAAGGGTATTTCGCCTGA
- a CDS encoding porin translates to MKQTIALLAASLAAGTAHAQSSVALFGIADIGVEYNNHVGPEGDNLFRLSSGNQSGSRWGLRGTEDLGTGLKAVFLLESGFDLDTGNSAQGGRLFGRNAYVGVESRYGALLFGRQQTALRDFNAFYDPAATADRYGILGIAPEFGARADNAVKYAGTFGALSGAAFYSFQNNGNEVAGSNVFGRDYGAYLSYASGPVAVGVGYDDVHVGTPANQAPSLRRYAIAGTYTAGAAKIFAGYRLAKAFDGAMLPGAQAPNAGANLYWLGLTYKLTPAFSLMGATYYQDFRHTGSDPWQFVVTGDYTFSKRTDLYASVAYALNKDQSYLGVNGYNSGSGSTAVINVQPGQNQLGAVMGIRHRF, encoded by the coding sequence ATGAAACAGACAATCGCCCTGCTTGCCGCATCCTTGGCTGCCGGCACTGCCCACGCCCAATCCAGCGTGGCCCTGTTTGGCATTGCCGATATTGGCGTCGAATACAACAACCACGTTGGTCCCGAGGGCGACAACCTGTTCAGGCTGAGCTCCGGCAACCAGTCCGGCTCACGCTGGGGCCTGCGCGGCACCGAGGACCTGGGCACGGGCCTGAAGGCAGTCTTCCTGCTGGAAAGCGGTTTCGACCTGGACACCGGCAACTCGGCCCAGGGCGGGCGCCTGTTCGGGCGCAATGCATACGTCGGAGTGGAAAGCCGATATGGCGCACTTCTGTTCGGTCGGCAACAGACCGCCCTGCGCGACTTCAATGCCTTTTATGATCCCGCCGCGACTGCCGACCGCTACGGCATCCTGGGGATCGCGCCGGAGTTTGGCGCGCGCGCGGACAACGCCGTGAAATATGCAGGCACCTTTGGCGCGTTATCCGGCGCAGCCTTTTATTCGTTCCAGAACAATGGCAATGAGGTGGCGGGCAGCAACGTCTTCGGCCGCGATTACGGCGCCTACCTGAGCTACGCCAGCGGTCCCGTTGCGGTGGGCGTGGGCTATGACGATGTGCACGTCGGCACGCCGGCCAACCAGGCGCCCTCGCTGCGGCGCTATGCGATCGCCGGCACGTACACGGCGGGCGCGGCCAAGATCTTTGCCGGGTATCGCCTGGCCAAGGCTTTCGACGGCGCCATGCTGCCAGGTGCGCAAGCTCCCAATGCCGGTGCGAACCTCTACTGGCTTGGCCTGACTTACAAGCTGACCCCCGCTTTCTCGCTGATGGGTGCAACCTATTACCAGGACTTCCGCCACACCGGGTCGGACCCGTGGCAGTTCGTTGTGACGGGCGACTATACGTTCAGCAAGCGCACCGATCTGTACGCGTCCGTGGCCTACGCCCTGAACAAGGACCAGTCGTACCTGGGCGTCAACGGCTACAACAGCGGCAGCGGGTCGACAGCGGTCATTAACGTCCAGCCCGGCCAGAACCAGCTGGGTGCGGTGATGGGCATCCGCCACCGGTTCTGA
- a CDS encoding ISNCY family transposase — protein sequence MSMREVDRMKVIQAVADGHLARWRAAERLGISARHVRRLVLRLQEDGPSGLVSRKRDRPSNRQLPPGLESRIRGLIRDSYADFGPTLACEKLRERHGIEISKACVRRIMIDAGFWIPRKLRPPKVHQPRNRRACLGELVQIDGSDHAWFEDRAPACTLLVYVDDATGQLMQLRFVPTESTPAYFTATRAYIERHGKPMAFYSDKAGIFRVNARDNAEGRGYTQFGRALFELNIDSLCANSSPAKGRVERMNGTLQDRLVKELRLRGISSMDAANAFAPRFMADFNTRFAKVPRSDFDAHRPLRGDEDLARIFSWREWRKVSRSLTLQYDKVMYLLEDRPEHRRLIHRYVEVAEYPDGRIELWADGTALPYTTYDRLGEIDQGAIVEHKRLGHVLAITAQVQAQRDSRQQAGPSRTLQGEPARLHRAPLNVKRQRLINRLDLERAMTAAPLTQNADLLTVPTVNPPLHPELNSVTSGQHHRPTTTPQKHSTPHKKHARTDI from the coding sequence ATGAGCATGCGCGAAGTTGACCGCATGAAGGTGATCCAGGCAGTGGCCGATGGCCATTTGGCGCGTTGGCGCGCCGCGGAGCGGCTTGGCATCAGTGCTCGGCACGTTAGGCGGCTGGTCTTGCGGCTTCAGGAGGACGGGCCAAGCGGCCTGGTCTCGCGCAAACGCGATCGCCCGAGCAACCGCCAGTTGCCGCCCGGTCTGGAGTCGCGGATTCGCGGCCTGATCCGCGACAGCTACGCCGACTTCGGCCCGACCCTGGCCTGCGAGAAGCTGCGCGAGCGCCACGGCATCGAGATTTCCAAGGCCTGCGTGCGCCGGATCATGATCGACGCCGGCTTCTGGATCCCGCGCAAGCTGCGCCCGCCCAAGGTGCACCAGCCGCGCAACCGCCGCGCCTGCCTGGGCGAGCTGGTGCAGATCGACGGCAGCGACCACGCCTGGTTCGAGGACCGGGCGCCGGCGTGCACGCTGCTGGTCTACGTCGATGACGCCACCGGCCAGCTGATGCAACTGCGGTTCGTGCCAACCGAATCGACGCCAGCGTATTTCACCGCCACGCGCGCCTACATTGAGCGCCACGGCAAGCCGATGGCGTTCTATTCGGACAAGGCCGGCATCTTCCGCGTCAACGCCAGGGACAATGCCGAAGGGCGCGGCTACACCCAGTTCGGGCGCGCGCTGTTCGAGCTCAATATCGATAGCCTGTGCGCCAATTCGAGCCCGGCCAAGGGCCGGGTCGAGCGGATGAACGGCACGCTGCAGGACCGGCTGGTGAAGGAGCTGCGCCTGCGCGGAATCTCCAGCATGGACGCCGCCAACGCCTTTGCGCCGCGGTTCATGGCCGACTTCAACACGCGCTTTGCCAAGGTGCCGCGCAGCGACTTCGACGCGCACCGGCCGCTGCGTGGCGACGAGGACCTGGCACGGATCTTCAGCTGGCGCGAATGGCGCAAGGTGTCCCGGAGCCTCACCTTGCAGTACGACAAGGTGATGTACCTGCTCGAGGACCGGCCCGAGCACCGGCGGCTGATCCACCGCTATGTCGAGGTCGCCGAGTACCCGGACGGCAGGATCGAGCTGTGGGCCGATGGCACTGCCCTGCCCTACACCACCTATGACCGGCTCGGCGAGATCGACCAGGGCGCGATCGTCGAGCACAAGCGGCTGGGGCACGTGCTGGCCATCACGGCGCAGGTGCAGGCGCAGCGCGACAGTCGCCAGCAGGCGGGGCCGTCGCGCACGCTGCAGGGCGAACCAGCTCGGCTCCATCGCGCGCCGCTGAACGTCAAGCGGCAGCGGCTGATCAACCGGCTCGATCTGGAGCGCGCGATGACGGCCGCGCCGCTTACACAGAACGCGGACCTTTTAACTGTGCCCACGGTGAATCCACCGCTCCACCCTGAGCTGAACTCAGTCACGTCAGGCCAGCACCACCGCCCCACTACCACCCCACAAAAGCATTCAACCCCGCACAAAAAGCACGCTCGCACCGACATTTGA